In Rhododendron vialii isolate Sample 1 chromosome 9a, ASM3025357v1, the following are encoded in one genomic region:
- the LOC131299804 gene encoding uncharacterized protein LOC131299804, translating to MVTKGDCNLKARDIERVMHSQLTFNSKIDARVSFLYSAWSASVNESMKGEGELLQGAGVRRSNVPKAPHLENCKLSSQVNKNLDKHVENESFPLWTLWKGFLHTYPLSTAGELLKSENLAAWVMNMYLIISM from the coding sequence ATGGTTACAAAGGGCGACTGCAATCTTAAAGCAAGGGACATAGAGAGGGTGATGCATTCTCAGTTAACTTTCAACAGTAAAATTGATGCAAGAGTGTCTTTCTTGTACTCGGCTTGGAGTGCTTCGGTCAATGAATCAATGAAAGGCGAAGGTGAGTTGCTGCAAGGTGCTGGAGTGAGGAGATCTAATGTGCCAAAAGCCCCTCACTTGGAGAATTGCAAGTTGAGTTCACAAGTCAACAAGAATCTTGATAAGCATGTCGAGAATGAGAGCTTCCCTCTGTGGACTCTGTGGAAGGGATTCTTGCATACTTACCCATTGTCGACAGCTGGTGAGCTGCTGAAGTCTGAAAATTTAGCTGCATGGGTTATGAACATGTATTTGATCATTTCTATGTAA
- the LOC131301157 gene encoding uncharacterized protein LOC131301157, which produces MANCWCDIKLLVKCCKTTLLLHCDADYLLLNKIPCFHFQGQLFIIYLQITGSDEENYPFTRKVQRDIWVHQHPLNCNDPDVKFLEADWERLPGFGIGGQIAGMCGLLAIAINEKRVLVTNYYNRADHDGCRGPSRSSWSCYFFPETSQECRDRAFQLMKEKDAWEKGIITGKDNYKSKQIWSGRTPSTWGNPWRYLQPTTDINGTLIASHRKMDRRWRRAQAVRYLMRFQTEYTCNLLNAERHAAFGREAAKLVLATPVKEWPEEVREEPQSEMEQFVWSNHKPWMPRPLLSIHVRMGDKACEMKIFEFEEYMKRAERIRKHFPHLVSIWLSTEMQEVIDRSRSYPHWNFYYTNVARQVGNMSMATYEASLGRETSTNYPLVNFLMAAESDFFVGALGSSWCFLIDGMRNTGGKVMAGYLSVNKDRFW; this is translated from the exons ATGGCCAATTGTTGGTGTGACATCAAATTGTTGGTAAAATGTTGTAAGACTACTCTTCTGTTACATTGTGATGCTGATTACCTCCTTTTGAACAAAATTCCATGCTTTCACTTTCAAGGTCAGCTGTTCATAATTTATTTGCAGATAACAGGATCGGATGAAGAAAATTATCCCTTCACTAGGAAAGTGCAGCGAGACATATGGGTTCATCAGCATCCTCTGAACTGCAATGATCCTGATGTGAAGTTTCTTGAAGCTGACTGGGAGAGGCTGCCAGGATTTGGTATTGGAGGCCAGATTGCCGGAATGTGTGGACTTCTTGCTATTGCCATCAATGAAAAAAGGGTCCTTGTTACAAACTACTATAATCGGGCAGACCATGATGGGTGCAGAG GGCCATCACGTTCTAGTTGGTCTTGTTACTTCTTTCCAGAAACATCCCAAGAATGCCGAGACCGTGCATTCCAGTTAATGAAGGAAAAGGATGCATGGGAAAAAGGAATTATAACAGGAAAAGACAACTACAAATCAAAGCAAATATGGTCTGGACGGACTCCTAG CACTTGGGGTAATCCTTGGAGATATTTACAGCCAACAACAGATATAAATGGAACTCTAATTGCCTCTCATCGCAAAATGGATAGAAGGTGGAGGCGAGCCCAG GCAGTCCGCTACCTAATGAGATTTCAGACTGAGTATACGTGCAACTTGCTAAATGCTGAACGTCATGCGGCCTTTGGACGGGAAGCTGCAAAATTGGTTCTTGCAACACCCGTTAAAGAATGGCCGGAG GAAGTTAGAGAAGAGCCGCAATCTGAAATGGAGCAATTTGTATGGTCCAATCACAAACCGTGGATGCCTAGGCCATTGCTAAGCATACATGTGAGGATGGGCGACAAGGCATGTGAAATGaagatatttgaatttgaagaatACATGAAACGTGCTGAACGCATAAGAAAGCACTTCCCGCACCTTGTCAGCATCTGGCTATCCACGGAGATGCAG GAAGTAATTGATAGATCGAGATCATACCCCCACTGGAATTTCTACTACACAAACGTGGCACGCCAAGTGGGAAACATGTCAATGGCTACTTACGAAGCCAGCCTGGGGAGGGAAACCAGCACAAATTACCCTCTCGTTAATTTCTTGATGGCTGCGGAATCAGATTTCTTCGTTGGAGCCTTGGGTTCCAGTTGGTGCTTTCTTATAGACGGAATGAGGAACACGGGAGGAAAAGTTATGGCTGGCTATTTAAGTGTCAACAAGGATCGGTTTTGGTAG